Genomic DNA from Gimesia aquarii:
AGCAATCATACAGGAGCAGATTCCCCCTGGTTATCATGAAGGAATCAAAAAATACTTCAATTCACTTGAGAAACAACCTAAAGAAACAACATCCAAGAAATGAATCAAAATGTAGGGGGGCGACCTGTTTCCGGATGGCGCATTCTGGCAATCGTCGAGTTTGTTGCCATATTAGCAATCGGATTGGTCTTTTTTTATCGCCAGCAGGACGAGGCTCTCGTTGTCTATTGCGCGCATGATGCCGTATTCTCCGAAGAGATACTCAATGCGTTTGAACAAAAAACCGGAATCAAAGTCGAACCGCGCTTCGATACCGAAGCGACAAAATCATTGGGCTTGACAAATTTAATCATCCGGGAGCAAGATCATCCGCGCTGTGATGTCTTCTGGAATAATCAAACATTGGGAACAGCAACTCTGAAAGAACAGGGACTACTGGAAACGTATCAAGGCGACGGGTATGAGAGAATTCCCGCAAAGTTTAAAGACCCTGATGGAACCTGGACAGGCTTTGCCGCACGATTGCGAGTGTATATTACCAACACTGAAAAGCTGACAGCGACCAGGGAGAGCATCGAACAGAAACTCTCTGGCCCGCTAAATGACGTTGCTATTGCCAAGCCACTCTATGGCACCACATTAACTCACTTTACTGTTCTCTGTGATGCGTGGGGATTGGATCGACTAAAAACGTGGTATCAGTCCCTTCAGGAAAGAAACATTCAGGAGACTTCGGGCAACGCTGGTGTAAAGAATCTGGTGGCCAGTGGTTCCTGTGCCTTGGGGTTTACCGATACAGATGATTTTTTTGTTGCCGTCGATGATGGAAAACCAGTCGCTTCATTACCGATTACGGTCGACGAACAAACAATTCTCATTCCCAATAGCGTGGCCATTATCAAAGGCACAAAAAGACGAAAGCAGGCGGAAACTTTAGTCAATTATCTTCTGTCTGAAGAAGTGGAACTCAAATTAGCTCAGTCACAATCACGCCAGATACCTTTAGGGGATGTGAATTGGGACCAAGTTCCGACTGAAGTCAGAGAATTACAACCTTATGTTAAGAATGCCTATCCTTTAGCGAATTTAGTCAAAGAACGAGAAAAAGTATTGGCCTGGCTCGAATCGGAGTATTTGAAATGAGCTTGGCCACAATATGTGGCGTGACCGTGTTACGCAGTCTGGTGATTTCGATTCTAGCAGTCTTCGTCTCCAGGCATTTGTCAAAACTTGTTGAAGCGAGGCATTCAAAACGTTCGTTTTTGTTGTTTGCTTTAATATTGGCTCCCTTATTGGTGCCTGATTTGATTGTGGGTTATGTCTGGTCGTTGATGGTTTTAAAACTGTCACAGTATCCTTTTTTAATCGAGTTGGTGTATTCAAGTCTTGTGTTACTGAAAGTGGTTCCCGTGGGAATTATTTGCTTCTGTTTTGCGGCTCCACCTCTGGTGACTTCAGAGGCCGACTTCATCCGGAAATCGGTTCGGTCCGCCTCTGCTCAGATTTCGGGAATCGCTGCGCAATGGAGTTTCTTCTTCTGGAAAAATGTGTTACGTTCTTTTCCCATCTGGGCACTCCTGTTTCTGCTCGCCTTTCAAGAATTTGAAATGGCGTCTCTTATTTACCGGGATTCATGGACTGTATCGATCTTTGATGCACAGGCAAGAGGCGTCCCTCTTCACGAAGCACTTTCCTTTCTGAAGGTTCCCCTCTGTGTTGAACTATTACTCGTTACCGGAGTCGCACTCTTATTAAGTCGAATGCAAAAACAACCGCAATTCAAGCAGCATTCCGATTTCAGAAGCAATTCGGTCTTTTCACAAATGAGTTCGTTAGTCTATTTGCTGATTGCATTTTTAGTGATCGTGCTCATTCCATTCAGCTTGACCGGGGGAGGTGGGCTGCGTGCGATCGGGAGTTTGTTCCGAAACCAATTGCAGTTGATGGGCATCCTGCAGGAGAGTGGTTGGGGGCTGCTGTATGGAATCACCGCTGGAATTGCAGCCTGGGGGCTTGCTTCATTTTTCTTTTCGGAAAATCGATCTCGTCAATTAAAAATGCTCGGCTTGATATTCTGCCTGCCGGGGTTGTGTGGTTCACTGACATTGGCACTGGTAATGGCGTCACTCTTTTTATCAGACTATGGTCACTGGTTATATGATACCCCAGTGCCACTTTTTATCACTCTCGTATTGTTTCTGTTTCCCAGAGCTGCGTTCTTGAAGTTGATATTTCGATCTCAATGGCAGCGCGAACCTCTCTTTTTAGCTCGTTTATTAAGTCACTCCCCAAATCAGAATCAGATGAAAAATGGAGGACGTTTACAATGGATTGTAAGTGGGCGGATGCAATATTGGGCGGTGGTGTTGCTCGCATTCTGGGCCTATTGGGATGTAACGATCAGCTCTATTCTGGCCCCCAATAATGCAATGACATCTTCTGTTCGATTATATAACTTAATGCATTATGGCCAGAATTCGATTCTGTCGGCGATGACCTTTCTGAGTTTTTGCATCCCTGTGTTAGCCAGTCTTTTACTGTTACCCGTTGTCAAAAAGCTGTGGATGCTTACTTTAGATCAAAAGCACGTCACTAAAACTGTGTCAACTTCATGAATATGAGAACTCAACAATCTGAATCTTCTCTATGGTCGCTGAAGCAAGTCAGTCTTCGCGGGGGATCCGGCGACCGTTTAGTTGACGTAGATCTTGAGATCCCTCAAGGCATCACTGCCATTATGGGATATTCGGGAGCAGGAAAAACATCTTTGCTGAACCTGCTGGTTGAGTATGAGCGTCCCCATCAGGGAAGTGTAGCACGTAGCAACCACTGTTTTCCGTCTGACTCTGCGGTCGAAACTTTTTGGGTGCCGCATTCATTGGGTTTATGGCCACAATATGATGTTCAAGAACATCTGGTGCTGGTTCATCCTGCCCCCGAGACACTTAATGAAACCGTAGAAGAATTATTGAATGCTTTTCGTCTGACATCAGTCAGGAAAAAATATCCGGGGCAACTCTCTCAAGGCGAAGCATCCCGTTTATCGGTGGCTCGAGCATTGGCCAGTCAGGCGAAGGTATTGGTCATGGATGAACCTTTAGTGCACGTGGACCAGGCACATTGGCCTTTATATTGGGATGCCATTCGCCACTATTGTGAAAAAAATAAAACTTCGCTGGTATTTTCAACACACATGCCAGAGTTGGTATTAAAAGAAGCACAGCATGTTGTCTGTTTAGATGAAGGAGCCGTGGTCTATGCGGGGGCAGTGCATGATCTTTATTATGCGCCCCCATCGTATCAAATCGGGATGTATCTAGGACCGGTGAATGATCTTTCTGATGTGAAGATACAGTCGGATCAAAATCAATCAGAAACGATCACACTCGTCCGTCCGGAACAGCTAACGCTGATAAAAGAGGAGTCCAGTGAATGGGAAGTCCGCCAGACGACATTCAGTGGCGCGCTTGAGAAAGTCGAAACGGTTCATCATCAAACTCAATCAAATCAAACCTTTTACCATCGACCTCCACGTGCAACGTTGAAACCGGGGGATCGCATATCGATTCATTTGTTACTGCTCCTTTTTTGTTTGTTGACTTGCTTTGGTTGTCATTCGGATTCTGCTCCCGAACTTTCGTTTCCAAAGATTGTTCAGTGGTCCCTTCCTTCTGAGGGAACCAAGGTTCCTGCGCCGCGCAGTGTGAATGTCGGACCGAAGGAAGAACTTTATGTACTTGATAACGCCGGACGTGTCTTAGTTTATAATCCTGAGAATGAACTTGTCAGGAAATGGATGATGCCTGACTATGATGTTGGCAAACCGGAGGGAATTTGCTTCTTGAAGAATGGTCAAATCGCAGTCGCTGATACCCATTATCACCGGGTTGTGTTTTTTGATGATCAGGGAAACGTCCAAAAAATGCTGGGGGAACAGGGAGAAGGGCCTTCGCAATTTATTTACCCGGTTTCCATTGTTCAAGACCCCTCTGGTAACATTTATGTCGGCGAATATGGAGGCAATGATCGAGTTCAGAAATTCTCAGAAGAGGGCGAGTTTCTGTTAGAATTTGGAGAACATGGGACTGAACCGGGGCAGTTTGAACGGGCTTCCGGGATGGTCTGGCATCAGGGAAAAATCTATGTGGCAGATGCCAGTAATAATTGCATACAGGTATTTTCAGATGAAGGTGCCTTTTTAGAAGTTTTAGGCACGAAAACTGGGGGAATTCCACTCTATTATCCATATGACATTGCCATTGATCGTTCCAAAGAGGAATTTTACATCGTGGAGTATGGGGCAGGCCGTATTACAAAAACAGATTTAGAAGGCAGAGTTTTAGGCAGATTCGGGAAGACAGGCAGTAAACAAGGCGAATTCGTCACTCCCTGGGGAGTTACAGTAAATTCAAAAGATCAGGTGTTCGTGGCTGACACTGGTAATCGTTTAATCGTAAAATTAATACCATGAAGATCAAAGAACTCTATCATCAATTGGTTCCGAAACCACGTATCGCCTTGACTTGGATGCGTGCGCTACCTTTGATCTTTTTTCTTCTCTTTTATGCCGCTCTTTGCATCAGCCTCGAATTGTCTGGTGTTTTATTATTTGCCCGACCCTGGGCCTTTGGTCTGATTCTGTTTTCGATCTGGATCTGGTGGCTTTCGGTCGCCGGTTATGGAGGCTTGAGTAAAGGCAGAGCGCTGGCTGCTCTAGTCTCTCGGCTATTAATGTTGGGCCTCTTTGTGATGCTGATCGCCGAACCTCGCTCGGTCCGTGTGCGGGATGTCATCTCTGTCGTCTATGCCGTTGATCTTTCTGATTCAATTGGTGAATCATCGGTGGATTCTGCTTTAGAATTTGTCACAAAGACAGTTACTGAAAAACCACAGACCGATGAAGCAGGTTTAGTTGTATTCGGGCGCAATTCTGCCGTGGAGCTTCCACCTCGTGTCTCTTTTCCGTTTGAAGCATTGAATTCGCGAATTGACCGCGACGCGACAAATTTGCAGCAGACGCTTTCCTTGGCAGCAGCGATGTTACCCGAAGAAAATCGCGGACGTATCGTTTTAATCAGCGATGGAACGGAAACCGAAGGTTCCATCTCACAAATCCTGGATGAGCTGAAGTCGCGCGGCGTTGCCGTTGATGTCCTTCCCATCCAGTATGAATACGATAAAGAAGTCTGGCTCGAAAACCTGGAATTGCCACGGTTTGTTAAACTGGGTGAGAATTATGAAGCCGCTGTTGTACTGTCTTCTTTGAAAGATGGCACCGGCAAGCTCGTGCTTCGTGAAAATGGCGAGCCGATATATGAAGAGGATGTGACTTTCAAGGCAGGTAAGAATCGTTTTGTTGTTCCCATTTATTTACGGTCTGCCGGCTACTACGAATATTCGGCAACGATTGAAACAAAACGCGATGAAGATCAGATTCGCGAAAACAACACAGTGATCAACTACCTCTTTGTAGAAGGAGAAGGCAAGGTTCTGGTTGTGACGGATCCCGCTGGAGATGATCGCGACTGGGAACCTTTAGTCAAAGCGATTCGTGAAGGTGAACGCAATGTAGAGACCATTTCCGCCTATGAATTTCCCGGTGATTCATTGTCGCTAATGCCCTACGATGCGATTCTGTTCGTCAATGTCCCCGCCGATGCCTTTAATGTGATTCAATTAAAGGCCGTGCATGATTCCATCTTCAATCAGGGAATCGGATTCATGATGGTGGGGGGTGAGAATAGTTATGGTCCGGGGGGATATCATCGTACGGTCATCGAAGATGCACTCCCTGTGACGATGGACATCACAAAAAAGAAAGTGCTTCCCAAAGGCGCCCTTGCCATCATCTTACATACCTGTGAATTCCCGGAAGGGAATACCTGGGGAAAACGGATCACAAAACAGGCCATTAAAGTGCTGGGAGCACAAGATGAAGTCGGCGTGTTAGTCTATGATTACATGAATGGCGAAAAGTGGCTCTTTGAACTGATGCCCGCCGGTGACTACGAAAAAATGGTGCCCAAAATCAATGGCGCCCAAATTGGCGACATGCCGAGCTTTGTAAACACCATGGAGTTAGGGTTGGAAGGGCTCATCAAAAGTGATGCGGCCACAAAGCACATGATTATTATTTCAGATGGCGATCCACAACCACCCTCTCCCAAGTTAATCGGCCGATTTATCAAAAATAAAGTCAGCGTCTCAATGGTGGCGGTCTTTCCGCATGGAGGCCGTGATATCTCAACCATGCGAGGAATCGCAAGTGCGACAGGGGGGCGATATTACTTTCCTTCAGATCCCAATCAACTGCCGTCGATATTCATCAAAGAATCAAAAACGCTGAAACGGAGTATGATTCAAAACGAAACCATTACACCTGAAGTCGGAATGATCTCCTCCGTTCTCAAAGGAATTGAAGCAATTCCACCTCTGCACGGTTATGTGTTAACAACAATCAAACCCAGGGCAGAAGGTGTTTTAAACGCACCCGAGAAGAAAGAAGCAGAAGGTGATATTGATCCCGTCCTGGCGTTCTGGCGTTATGGACTTGGTACAACCGCCGCATTCACTTCTGATTTATCTCCGAACTGGGGAGCGGATTGGGTGAATTGGGATCACTACAGTGCGTTTATTAAGCAGTTAATGATAAAAATCTCGCGTGTTCAAAAACAAGCACATCTCAAGATGTGGAGTCACACCAATGGGAACAATGCGACAATCA
This window encodes:
- a CDS encoding extracellular solute-binding protein, which produces MNQNVGGRPVSGWRILAIVEFVAILAIGLVFFYRQQDEALVVYCAHDAVFSEEILNAFEQKTGIKVEPRFDTEATKSLGLTNLIIREQDHPRCDVFWNNQTLGTATLKEQGLLETYQGDGYERIPAKFKDPDGTWTGFAARLRVYITNTEKLTATRESIEQKLSGPLNDVAIAKPLYGTTLTHFTVLCDAWGLDRLKTWYQSLQERNIQETSGNAGVKNLVASGSCALGFTDTDDFFVAVDDGKPVASLPITVDEQTILIPNSVAIIKGTKRRKQAETLVNYLLSEEVELKLAQSQSRQIPLGDVNWDQVPTEVRELQPYVKNAYPLANLVKEREKVLAWLESEYLK
- a CDS encoding ATP-binding cassette domain-containing protein, translated to MNMRTQQSESSLWSLKQVSLRGGSGDRLVDVDLEIPQGITAIMGYSGAGKTSLLNLLVEYERPHQGSVARSNHCFPSDSAVETFWVPHSLGLWPQYDVQEHLVLVHPAPETLNETVEELLNAFRLTSVRKKYPGQLSQGEASRLSVARALASQAKVLVMDEPLVHVDQAHWPLYWDAIRHYCEKNKTSLVFSTHMPELVLKEAQHVVCLDEGAVVYAGAVHDLYYAPPSYQIGMYLGPVNDLSDVKIQSDQNQSETITLVRPEQLTLIKEESSEWEVRQTTFSGALEKVETVHHQTQSNQTFYHRPPRATLKPGDRISIHLLLLLFCLLTCFGCHSDSAPELSFPKIVQWSLPSEGTKVPAPRSVNVGPKEELYVLDNAGRVLVYNPENELVRKWMMPDYDVGKPEGICFLKNGQIAVADTHYHRVVFFDDQGNVQKMLGEQGEGPSQFIYPVSIVQDPSGNIYVGEYGGNDRVQKFSEEGEFLLEFGEHGTEPGQFERASGMVWHQGKIYVADASNNCIQVFSDEGAFLEVLGTKTGGIPLYYPYDIAIDRSKEEFYIVEYGAGRITKTDLEGRVLGRFGKTGSKQGEFVTPWGVTVNSKDQVFVADTGNRLIVKLIP
- a CDS encoding VWA domain-containing protein; this translates as MKIKELYHQLVPKPRIALTWMRALPLIFFLLFYAALCISLELSGVLLFARPWAFGLILFSIWIWWLSVAGYGGLSKGRALAALVSRLLMLGLFVMLIAEPRSVRVRDVISVVYAVDLSDSIGESSVDSALEFVTKTVTEKPQTDEAGLVVFGRNSAVELPPRVSFPFEALNSRIDRDATNLQQTLSLAAAMLPEENRGRIVLISDGTETEGSISQILDELKSRGVAVDVLPIQYEYDKEVWLENLELPRFVKLGENYEAAVVLSSLKDGTGKLVLRENGEPIYEEDVTFKAGKNRFVVPIYLRSAGYYEYSATIETKRDEDQIRENNTVINYLFVEGEGKVLVVTDPAGDDRDWEPLVKAIREGERNVETISAYEFPGDSLSLMPYDAILFVNVPADAFNVIQLKAVHDSIFNQGIGFMMVGGENSYGPGGYHRTVIEDALPVTMDITKKKVLPKGALAIILHTCEFPEGNTWGKRITKQAIKVLGAQDEVGVLVYDYMNGEKWLFELMPAGDYEKMVPKINGAQIGDMPSFVNTMELGLEGLIKSDAATKHMIIISDGDPQPPSPKLIGRFIKNKVSVSMVAVFPHGGRDISTMRGIASATGGRYYFPSDPNQLPSIFIKESKTLKRSMIQNETITPEVGMISSVLKGIEAIPPLHGYVLTTIKPRAEGVLNAPEKKEAEGDIDPVLAFWRYGLGTTAAFTSDLSPNWGADWVNWDHYSAFIKQLMIKISRVQKQAHLKMWSHTNGNNATIMVEDFHPEESFLNVAARISGPHDKKETVVLKQVSPRRYQASVPLWGKGRYQVMAIGKSGDREDHANGGFIVPYSPEFLRFRSNPIVLEEIAEKTGGQRLNPDKAAEVIYGRRAPKQSSNPIFDWFLIALAILVPLDVGIRRVQLDWYVIKSWFGFGSEQKASTVTMGALLQRKQGVVEELDLRKGKTSGAAKQTTSQSTISQLQAQKQKSTRPNSKAENTQKKKTDKTTNPPGTKTATDSGDNATTTGRLLDLKRRRQSEDEK